One genomic window of Enoplosus armatus isolate fEnoArm2 chromosome 19, fEnoArm2.hap1, whole genome shotgun sequence includes the following:
- the prep gene encoding prolyl endopeptidase, with product MFYRIQRVVTKPLFHSLRQLCLLRSSRKLTPKMVFQYPQACRDDAVVDDYHGQKVPDPYSWLEDPDSEKTQAFVSAQNQLTLPFLERCEVRDLFKERMTELYDYPKYSCPFKRGSRYFHFYNTGLQNQSVMYVQENLDAEPTVFLDPNTFSDDGTVALRGYAFSEDGEYLAYGTSASGSDWVEIRFLRVEDAVPLEDRLERVKFSCMSWTHDGKGLFYNSYPDQEGKSDGTETSTNLHQKLYFHVLGTPQSEDVLCAEFPDHPKWMSGAEVSDDGRYVLLSIREGCDPVNRLWYCDLQITPQGITGLLPWVKLIDNFDAEYEYVTNEGTLFTFKTNLDAPRYRLINIDFASPAQSNWKELIPQHDKDVIVFATCTYSSYLFVCFLHDVKNVLKMYRLSSGEELRTFPLDVGSVVGFTGRKRDSEIFYYFTSFLSPAIIYHCDLTKEPLQPHIFREVTVKGFNPSDYQTTQVFYPSKDGTQIPMFIVHKKGIKLDGSHPGFLYGYGGFNISITPSYSVSRLIFVRHLGGVLAVANIRGGGEYGETWHKAGMLANKQNCFTDFQCAAEYLVKEGYTSPSKLTINGGSNGGLLVAACVNQRPELFGCAVAQVGVMDMLKFHKFTIGHAWTTDFGCSEDKEQFEWLIKYSPLHNIRIPEGNGVQYPAVLLLTGDHDDRVVPLHSLKYIATLQHVVGRSPKQTNPLFILVDTKSGHGAGKPTSKVIQEVADTYAFIARCLSISWVK from the exons ATGTTTTACAGGATCCAGAGAGTCGTTACAAAACCACTGTTTCATTCTCTGAGGCAGCTTTGTCTGTTACGCAGTTCCCGAAAACTGACCCCCAAAATGGTTTTTCAGTATCCCCAGGCTTGCCGTGACGATGCAGTT GTGGATGACTATCATGGCCAAAAAGTACCAGATCCATACAGCTGGCTGGAGGACCCGGACAGTGAAAAGACGCAG GCGTTTGTCAGCGCTCAGAACCAGCTGACGCTGCCGTTTTTAGAGCGCTGCGAGGTGCGAGACCTGTTCAAGGAGCGCATGACTGAGCTGTATGACTACCCCAAGTATAGCTGTCCCTTCAAGAGGGGGAGCAG GTACTTTCACTTCTACAACACGGGCCTCCAAAACCAGAGCGTGATGTACGTGCAGGAGAACCTGGATGCCGAGCCCACGGTCTTCTTAGatccaaacacattttctgatgaTGGGACCGTTGCCCTGCGAG GCTATGCGTTCTCTGAGGACGGGGAGTACCTGGCGTATGGCACCAGTGCCAGTGGTTCAGACTGGGTGGAGATCCGCTTCCTGCGGGTTGAAGATGCCGTGCCTCTGGAGGACCGCCTGGAGCGAGTCAAGTTTAGCTGCATGTCCTGGACTCATGACGGGAAGGGACTTTTCTACAACTCCTACCCTGACCAGGAGGGCAAGAGTGACG GCACTGAGACCTCCACCAACCTGCACCAGAAGCTATACTTCCACGTTTTGGGGACTCCACAGTCTGAGGACGTGTTGTGCGCCGAGTTCCCTGATCACCCCAAATGGATGAGTGGAGCTGAG GTATCGGATGATGGGCGCTACGTGCTGCTGTCTATCAGGGAAGGTTGTGATCCGGTTAACAGACTGTGGTATTGTGACCTTCAGATCACTCCTCAGGGTATTACAG GACTTTTGCCATGGGTGAAACTAATCGACAACTTTGATGCTGAGTACGAGTATGTTACCAACGAGGGCACGTTGTTCACATTCAAGACCAACCTAGACGCCCCACGTTACCGCCTCATCAATATCGACTTTGCCTCTCCAGCTCAGAGCAACTGGAAAGAGCTCATCCCTCAACACGACAAGGACGTTATTG TGTTCGCCACCTGTACATACTCCAGctacctgtttgtgtgtttcctccacGACGTGAAgaatgtgttgaaaatgtacCGTCTGAGCTCTGGGGAGGAGCTGAGGACCTTCCCTCTGGACGTCGGCTCCGTGGTGGGTTTCACTGGGCGGAAGAGGGACTCTGAGATCTTCTACTATttcacctccttcctctccccag CCATCATTTACCACTGTGACCTGACGAAGGAGCCGCTGCAGCCCCACATCTTCAGAGAGGTCACAGTCAAGGGCTTCAACCCCTCCGACTACCAGACCACCCAG GTCTTTTATCCCTCCAAGGATGGCACTCAAATCCCCATGTTTATCGTTCACAAGAAGGGCATCAAACTGGACGGCTCCCATCCCGGTTTTCTATACGGCTATGGTGGTTTTAACATCTCCATCACACCAAGCTACAGCGTCTCCCGACTCATCTTTGTCAGGCATCTGGGGGGAGTGCTGGCTGTTGCCAACattcgaggaggaggagagtatGGGGAGACCTGGCACAAAg cTGGCATGTTGGCCAACAAGCAGAACTGCTTCACAGACTTCCAGTGTGCAGCCGAATATCTCGTCAAGGAAGGATACACTTCTCCCTCCAAACTGACTATAAATGGGGGCTCCAACGGTGGCCTGCTTGTAG CGGCCTGTGTGAACCAGCGGCCTGAGCTGTTTGGCTGCGCTGTAGCTCAGGTAGGCGTCATGGACATGCTGAAATTCCATAAGTTCACCATCGGCCACGCCTGGACCACAGACTTTGGCTGTTCCGAAGACAAAGAGCAGTTTGAGTGGCTCATCAA ATACTCCCCACTACATAACATCCGCATCCCAGAAGGCAACGGGGTCCAGTAccctgcagtgctgctgctgacagggGACCACGATGACCGGGTGGTGCCTCTCCACTCCCTCAAGTACATCGCCACCTTGCAGCATGTCGTAGGCCGCAGCCCCAAGCAGACAAACCCTCTGTTCATCCTCGTGGACACAAAGTCAGGCCACGGCGCCGGCAAGCCCACCAGCAAGGTCATCCAGGAGGTGGCCGACACCTACGCCTTCATCGCCCGCTGTCTCAGCATCTCCTGGGTCAAATAA